ATTCTTCttccaatttctttaaaaaaaatctattaataaAGCAATCAGTTTCAAGCAGTTCATGGGCACTATTCTAAGAACATGTTGATAtttcccttcctccattcctctccctttctttttctgttttttttttctttaattggaaaggcagatatagagagaggaggagagacggagaggaagatcttctgtgtgatgattcactccccaagtggccatcacagttggagctgcgccaatctgaagctaggagcctggagcctcttccaggtctcccaccagggtataggctcccaaggctttgggccatcctcaattattttcccaggctacaagcagggaactggatgggaagtggggttgctaggattagaatccatactttttcttcttattaaagTGATATAAAGCCACTAATGGTGCATAAATCAAAATTTATCTGATTATAGGTTCTATTCTCATCAatgtttttattatgattttagcAAATTGGAATCAGAGCTCATTTAAAGCAATATATTCATTAAATGTAATAAAAGTTACAATGTAGGAATGAGGATTATGTTTCagtgagagagaaattttcagGTGTGATGGGTAATTACGAACTTCTATAAGAGGAGAAAGATCAAAGAGTGGGAAAAACAGAGAGCAAATGAAGACATTCGGTAGCAATAGAAGGTCATTGGAGACAAGTGGACACTGACAGACACGAGAAAAGTTTAATGTAGATAATGAGCTTCCAGGATGTTGAGAAGTGGTGgggaaaatgtgaaaaattagGAATAAGCAtaacataaatatgaaaaatgtcaCTAATTGTTTTTCCCGAGTAATTAGAACCTTGGTCCTcagactgtttttatttattttacattcataTTTATCTTGGACTGCCCCAAAAGAAACTGCTGGTAAAAAACTATCTCACACAGAAGGGAAATATAACTAATGCAGGAGTATATGTGGATACATCGGAAGTTCAACGTAAGTGAACATGAAGGATGgatttattttgctgtaaaaatggaaaacatacacattttcttcaaaaCGCGTATTTTCTACAAAATTTTAGAAGGACAGTTATATAAGAAGAAGAGGTAAGAATTTTGCCATTTGAAGAATATAAACCAACTCAGGAAAAATTTTATCCGCAGAAGATAAACAGATTATTACATAAAAACTGAAACGCACAGGCTTGGAAATATCACCTGTCCCTTCCTTGCCTCTTTCTTCTCTACCCATCCCTGGTCACCTTGTGCTTTTAAGACTATGTTTATGGTGGGAGGAGAAATTATCAAGAGAGAAGAAGGAATCAAAGCAAGGAGAGGGCAGGTAGGCTTTGTGTGACCACACGTAGCCTAGTCATTGGTGCTCGCTGGGACTTTAAGGAACTAAATGCCACAGGATGAAGACGCACACGGTGCTAGTAGCTGATCATTCTAGTTGTATACTGTCACAACGTCAATTCCATCATAGGCATGTGGTTAAGAGATTTTtgagagttttaaaattttaagtcttatttggagaaagaattcagTGTAAATTGTGGTTTGCCTCACATACCACTCAGGGGTATAAAAGAAACCTGACTTCCATCAGGAGACAGAATCTGCAGAAACTGTATCCCCTAGCTGAATTCTTCCACTTGTGATACCATGTGCTACTATGGCAATTATTATGGTGCCCTGGGTTATGGTGCCCTGGGTTATGGTGGCTGGGGTTATGGCAGCCTAGGCTGTGGCTTTGGTGGCTATGGTTATAGTTGCTACCGCCCATGCTGCTATGGAAGATACTGGTCTTTGGGTTATTACTAAGAAATTCTGATCGCTGATTATTTTAGGTGATTTTCTTCTGAAGTCATTGGGTGTATTGAAAGTGTTATTCTCAGTGTCATTATCATCTAACCACAATCTACTAATCTAGTTACTGGCCATCATGTTGGAAGGTTGCTTTGACTAGTGGAACCTCCTAGCGATTAGAGGAATGATGCTTTGGTGTTTCTATCTAATGTTAACGATTCTCATGtgagaaaaatgtttaatttttaatttcaataaaGGTAACCACTGTCAATGTATATATTGTTTGTGTGTATTTCATTTGTCATcgtttgtgtgtgttgtgtgtgtgtatgagagagagagagaaagatagagagagagagagagagagagagagagagaaaagagatgatTGTTCTTTGAATCAAAGCATAATGGGCATGATGTTTCaaccaagggttttttttttttttctttttttaacaaacaTATCCATGTGCTGTTTCAATAGCTACTATCCTATGTTGGACTGAGTAATTAGCAACAACTGTAGTGTATTTATCAAGTGTTCAATTCTCTACTATCATTTTCTCTGAGCTGATATTCTACATTTAAACATGTGCCTACGGGCAAAATATAATTTCAGCTAAAAGTCATGTATTAAACTTTTCATTCCCTGATAACAGTTCTCTCCATGCATGTGGTTGGTATACCCAATAGGTTTGTATTTGTTCAGCAAGGATTGCATTACTTTGGCACTTACAGCAGTGAGACTCTGAGTTTGTTTGACTCATCTTCTGGAAGAATACCTGTCAACCATTTTGCATGGAAGAACATCATGTAAACCATATTCCTGGGAAAAACACCTGCAGAGGTCTCCAATCTGGTAGTCCTAGATTTTCAAATAAGTTACCTGCTAAGATTTCTCAGCTTTATTGCAGCCATGTATGATGTTGTTAATTATGTTAGTTGTTGCTAGGAAAATTAAATGATCATCAAATATAAAGAGGTGTATTCATTCACTATTTCGTAACATAGTGGGTCCACTGATGATAATTGATCTGTTTAGGGATTAAACTTTGGGAACAGTGCAGGTAGGATTTATAAACCCTCTCTGCAGCCATAAGGGAAAACTTTGTAGAAGCAAACACAAGTAAGAAGACCCCCTAGCACACCATTCCATAAGTGAAAATGGGGGTCCTTTAGAAAACTCTAACTTAAGCTACCTAATCACACACTTTGTAGAGAAGTGGATGACGATTCTTTTGAGGGAACAGGAAAAAATGTGGGACCTGATTCTTCCTTTCTAAAATAGATGTTGGACCTCTGTTCAGTGCCAACATAAATTAATCCATGTCCTATGGATCAGTAGATTCGTGGGTTAAACGTTTTAGTTTCTACTACTGTTCTGCCAAATTCAGTCAACTTCCAGAAGTGACATGAAAGGAATGTTTGATGAATATTTGATGAATATCTGATGAATATTTGAGCTTGGTCCTTACACAGCTCTGACTTTTGACAGAATGTTCAAGAATTCTGATGGAAGCCAATGGAATTTCATCATCAAGGATTTATTATGCAAATGGATgccatgtatttattttggcaACTTGGAACACCGTATTATAAATCATTGAAAAGTTTTCTAAAAAGAACTCTATAGAGATTATGCAGACTGGTACAAAATGTACATgccattgtttttatttatataaagatatTAGATGCTCAACAATGAGAACAACTAATTATCAATGATAAAAATGAGAATAGTGATTGCTTCTAGTTAGGCAAGCGTTGACAAAGAAATGACGTAAAGAAAACTTCAGGTTCCTGGAAAAGTTACAGTGTCATGATTTCCTGGCTTAGGTGCATCAAGTACAGTTTCATCATTACACCGATAACTGCATAAGTAGAACCACATTAAATTGTACACCACGTTAGGTTAATTTGTTTTACAGCATGTATTTTAGAAGTGAGTGTAAGAAAGGAATAAATCTATGATGTTGGGGAACATAAACACATGGAAACTCCAAgaaaatggcagcaacagcaatatatatatgtattaaatatattatatatatttattaaatatatattttaaaagatgaatgacTACCTTGGATGTTGCAAAGTCATGTAGGAAAAACTGCTTGTCACtgagcaatgtgtgtgtgtgtgtaagagtgtAAGAGtgtgtctgttttatttttattttctattataatTTTGCAGGCTAGAgcttttctccctcttccccaccacccccaggcCTTGTCCACTATGTTTTGTAGCAAAATAATCTACCAGGTGTAGTCTTGATTCTAACTTTCAGCTCTTTACATGGGTCATGGCACTGTTGGTATACGCAATGGTAGAAAGCTTAATATTTTGCCTTTTAGGTATATTCAGAAGTTTCATTGGGCGCCTGCTTTCATTCAGTATTAGAGACGCATTCTGTCAATtctctttgattcctggtactttGGTTTCCATTATATCCTTCATTTGTAAGATTACAATCGTGTATTTGTttgccaatacaataatagtggggaaCTTACATTAATatcaaagagacagaaactcagcaaggaagcaACAGATCTCATACAGACAGTCGAACAAATGGATTTAATTGATACTTACCAACCTTTCATCGCACTAACactgaatacacattttttttcagctgtgCATGGAATCTTCTCCAGGATCAATCATATTACAAAACAAACctcaacaatgaaaaaaaaaactgaaatcactCCATggatcttctcagaccaccatggaggAAAATAGAGACCAATAATAAAAACTagtaaataaaaatcagaaagtttGTAGTAAATtcttggaggctgaataataaCTACTGAATGAACCATGTTgaaaaaatcaaagaagaaatttaaaattccCTGTGTGTGTACTTGAACGTATGTGTTtgtctgtatatatacatacacacatacattttccaaaaataataataatttaagagGTTATAAATGCTTAAACATTAAAGATGAATATTAATGGCCTTGGAGATCTTGGAGTGGCTTGcctaatgaaaatgtaaaatgaaattgcTCTAAGTACTTCATTGGATTTACTTCATAAAAATATTAGTGCTCGGgtcctgcggcgtggcctagcggctaaagtcctcgccttgaaagccccgggatcccatatgggcgccggttctaatcccagcagctccatttccgtCCAGctcctccttatggcctgggaaagcagttgaggacggcccaatgctttgggaccctgcacctgcgtgggagacccggaagaagttccaggttcccggcatcggactggcacgcattggcccattgcggctcatttggggagtgattcatcgcatggaagatcttcctctctgtctctcctcttctgtgtatatctggctgtaataaaatgaataaatcttaaaaaaaaaaatattagtgctCTCCTTCACTATGAAAGGTAACTAAactaccgggcccggcggcgtggcctagctgctaaagtcctaaccttgaccgccccgggatcccatatgggcgccggttctgatcccagcagctccacttcccatccagctccctgcttgtggcctgggaaagcagtcgaggacggcccaatgctttgggactctgcacccacgtgggagacctggaagaggttcctggttcctggcattggattggcgctcaccggcccgttgcagctcacttggggagtgaaacatcggatggaagatcttcctctctgtctctcctctgtgtatatctggctttccaataataataaaatctttaaaaaaaaaaaaaagaaagaaaggtaactACCCAGGGCTTAGAGGAAGCTGCAGATGATACATTTATTTACACCAGATAATACAAGTGGATAATGtttataatatataaaacataggaaaaaatgcAAGTAACTGACATTTCTACCCAAATCTTCTTTTGTAATAATAAACGTATTATTATATAACCACAATGtatgttttatttaatatttggtaaaaatttaaaatggccGAGAGTATGTGATACCACACGTAGAGGGAAATAAATATTACATTGTAATTTTAAAGCAGTATGCAATTTTGTGAACTTATGAAGTTAGACAACATAACTTTTTGATAGCATTTTCTTGGGACTGAGAAATCATAACTTTATAAACATAATCTATGATATATgtttgttggtgtgtgtgtgcatgtttatttaaaactacttaaaattctttcacagaaaCTGAAGTTAAAGACATCTCTTGGGAAAAAGTTAGAAATCACAGCATTGGTTTTGATTAATGTGCAATTCCATAAACTTTGTCATCACCACCACTCTGTCGTGAGTACCACAATCAAGAGATAATGATGTTCTATaattcctctccttctctcatgtATCTCTTATcctaattaattctttttttatatttaatggtTCATGAAAGAGGTCCTATAAAATGTGTGCTTCACTGAAATTGCAAATGTACTATCCATTTTCTTTGtgactttatatattttttgcttctgagaaaaaaaaaattgtgatgtgTTTTAGGTTAGTTTCTTTATATGATGCACTGTAACATTCTTTTTCACCTTGACCTACAACTGTGTTGGAAAAATTTgctgaaataaaattttcctaTGTGTTGCCTAGGAATATTTATTAAAACCAATTAATCtacatatttaataaataattcaaaattcagaaattcaaggGAATTATgtattggggaaaaaaacacatgtcttcaaaaataattttttaccaaaataaagttttctttcacttttaagGAAACTTTTTTATATGTGGAGCTTACATTTTGCATTCTATTTCACTTTGCTCACCTATGAGCTTTTCAATATATTGAGTGTTACAATGTTCCTATACTGTCATAAGCTACCACCAGCTGAACATACTCATATTAGAAATTCTATCCAGCTTCACGTTTTCTAGAAAGTTGAATGAACCAGTATGAAGTGAAAAGAATGAGAAGACTTGTGCCAACTGAAACTCTCCATGCATATACTCCATATTGCATATCCTGCATTTTTCCTGGGGTAACATCTAAGTTCCCTCTTTGAATTTTCTCAAGGAAGTGTGTACCTTGCTATAAGCGGCCTTTAGTTCATGAACTAAATCCTCTGTTCTCCAAATGATTGTTTACTGCATATAGTATTTTCAATGATCGTAATgtataaaattttgtatttaattgtgtcctttaaaaaattatttatttttattggaaaaacagatatatagagggaaggagagatagaaaattcttccatacactggttcactccccatttggccactattgctggagctgaacccatctgaggccaggagtcaggaccgtcttctgggtctcccacaggggtacagatAGGATtaaaggctttaggccatcctttactgaGTTTCccggtcataagcagggagctgggtgggaagtggagtagctgggatacaaaccaacacccatattggatcctcgCACGTGTAAGGCTAAGGATTGGCCACTGGTTCACTGAGCTAGGCCCTgattatatctttaaaatattaatgtcTTGCTAAATGCAATACATAGATAAGAAGTTTTATGTGTCCTGTGGAAAAACCATTAATCCACTTGTTAGAAAGTCCACTTATCTACATAAGTAACGAGGATATTAGAAGAAGTTACTTGCTCCCACTCTCCATAATTATGTCAGTAATGGAAGATAAATAGACCTCATGATAGCTGTTTGAAATCAAGCCtttgataaaatttattttccttaaattaatctttttaaaaagtttagactattagatttttaaatgttttatgcaCTTTCATATAATTTTAGTCTAGCAACcatcatgaaaaaacaaaatattttgaaatgcattaaaattatatttcttttatgGATCAGTGGAGGAAAAACTGATATCTACACAGTATTATGTCTTCTGAGACATAAAACTCAGGTGCCACACCATTGCTTGTTCTCTGATTAGTTGCAACAATTGTTAATTTGTTCttaaatgtttcatattttaGGTTTGTATTTAAGATGGTTTTCAAATGTTGAGGAAAAGCAAAGTGATGATTTCTTATATTCTCTGCCTTGACACAGGTAGTATTCACCATGGTCACTCTCTCCCTTCATAGCAATACATGTCTATAATACGCATCATGCAACCCCAAAACTGAGTTTACGTTAGGGTTTACATCAGGGTTTGTTGATACTCTCTGGGTGATGACATGCATGAACCATTATAGATTAGATGTGGTTAcactgctttaaaatttttttgtattctattcttCCTCCTTGCCCCCTAAGTTTTGAAATCACTAATCATTTTTAGTTCATAGTATGACCTATTCTAGAATATGATAAGTTTGAAATCACTCAATCTGTAGCATTTCCAGATAGCCGCTTTTCATTTAGTAATATGAAGTCGAGTGTCTTCCATGTCTTCTCATGCCTTGTTAACTGAATCCTATTTAGGATTGAATAGTATCCAGTCATCTGGACGTACAGCACTTTACACATCAATTGAAATACTAAAGAATGTCTTGCTTGCTTCCAACCTCATAAATCTATCTGCCATAAACAGTCAAAATAAGATAGTTTTAGCCAccaattttttaattctttgagcAAATACCAAGATATATGACTGCTAGATTATATGGCCAGAGCGTGGTTGAGTTTTGTTAAACACTGCTTGTCTTACCAATAGACTGAACCAGGATGAATTCTGTCAGATTCCTGTAGTGCAACATCCtcacagacatttttaaaattttgttttaagcaCTCTAAATTACTCATAGAATCTTATTATTTTAATCTATAGTTCCCTAATGACATATGTTATTGAGTGTATTTTTATGTAATGGTGCAATGATCCATAGGAATTGTATGTGTAcacaatcaagattttttttcctgtgcaaaaagtttatacatatgtatatgtgtctatATGTAAAtactatatgtatgtgtatgtgtatgtatgtataccatacatgcatatatatatgtgtgtatggtgtgtgtgtgtaatactgTTGAACCATACAGTAACTTATTTGTAACTTTTTGAATAATGAGGGTACAATTTTACATAATAGCTACATGGTTTTACATTCCTGAAATATTTCGAAAAGCTTTCTGTCTCCACGCGCCaatgtttatcttttatttttctgtgaatagCTGTTCTGACATGAGAAGCAATATCTCCTGGTGGCATCGTGGATTTAATTTCTGTATTCCTGATTGTTACTGATGTTTAGCAGAGTTTCATTTACCTATGGATCATTTGCATGtattttttgagaaatgtctattcagagtttttttttttaactcatttatACTACCAGTTGACTAGTGTCCAGCCTTTGAATTGCTCGAGTTCCTACCCTATTTTGTGTATCAACAGATACAAGTCTTGGAAATGTTTCCTCCAGtttctttgcttgcttggctgtgaAAGTGCTTCCCGTGTTGTGAAATCCCACTTGTTACCCGTGGTGTCCGAGTCACATCCAGGAATGATAGGCAGCATCAGTTTCATCAaactttatatctttttttttctggaaattttcACTTTTGAGTGTTCGGTTTTAATGTTTACCTCATTttgaggtggttttttttttttttttttttttttttttttttttttttttttttttttttggtaaaacgATTAGTTAAGGGTGTGCTTTCATTCTGTTATATACAGTTTGCTTGTTATTCACATCTCATTTATGGGAAGAGTAACTGTTCATTTCCCCGTAGTAGTGTTTTCGTGGAAATTCCGCTTGAACAAAAGAGCATGGATTTATTTCTGGGATCACTTATTTTCCCCTTTTGTAAATATCTGGTTTTGTGCTACTAGCATGCTGTGTTATGATTCCTACAAGTTTGTAGCAGGCATTACGATCAGGGTGTGTGATGCTACCCGGCTTATTCTTTCTGCTTAAGACTCACACTAACTGTCATTCTTTTGACTTTGTATGAATTTTGGGACCATTTATTTACTAATAGTCCTCTAAAAATGCCAACGAATTTTTATAGACATTATGTTGATTCTATGAATTATTT
This sequence is a window from Ochotona princeps isolate mOchPri1 chromosome 3, mOchPri1.hap1, whole genome shotgun sequence. Protein-coding genes within it:
- the LOC101536595 gene encoding keratin-associated protein 20-2-like, with product MCYYGNYYGALGYGALGYGGWGYGSLGCGFGGYGYSCYRPCCYGRYWSLGYY